A stretch of Oncorhynchus gorbuscha isolate QuinsamMale2020 ecotype Even-year linkage group LG24, OgorEven_v1.0, whole genome shotgun sequence DNA encodes these proteins:
- the fabp3 gene encoding fatty acid-binding protein, heart isoform X2: MKDRKRSRNRAREGHEDSGSPHGDSGVGFATRQVGGMTKPTTIIEVAGDTVTLKTQSTFKNTEISFKLGAEFDETTADDRKVKSLITIDGGKMVHVQKWDGKETTLVREVSGNALELTLTLGDVVSTRSYVKAE, encoded by the exons ATGAAAGATAGGAAGAGAAGTAGGAACAGAGCCAGAGAGGGACATGAAGACAGTGGTTCACCACATGGCGATAGtg GTGTGGGCTTTGCAACACGCCAGGTTGGCGGTATGACCAAGCCCACCACCATCATCGAGGTAGCTGGAGACACAGTCACTCTGAAGACACAGAGCACCTTCAAGAACACCGAGATCTCCTTCAAACTAGGAGCGGAGTTCGACGAGACCACCGCCGACGACAGGAAGGTCAAG tctctaataACGATAGACGGTGGTAAGATGGTTCACGTGCAGAAGTGGGACGGCAAGGAGACCACTCTGGTCCGTGAAGTCAGCGGCAACGCCCTCGAACTG ACTCTGACTCTGGGTGACGTCGTCTCCACACGCTCCTACGTCAAGGCCGAGTGA
- the fabp3 gene encoding fatty acid-binding protein, heart isoform X1 has product MAEAFTGTWNLKDSKNFDEYMKALGVGFATRQVGGMTKPTTIIEVAGDTVTLKTQSTFKNTEISFKLGAEFDETTADDRKVKSLITIDGGKMVHVQKWDGKETTLVREVSGNALELTLTLGDVVSTRSYVKAE; this is encoded by the exons ATGGCTGAGGCATTCACAGGCACATGGAACCTGAAGGACAGCAAGAACTTTGACGAATACATGAAGGCTCTGG GTGTGGGCTTTGCAACACGCCAGGTTGGCGGTATGACCAAGCCCACCACCATCATCGAGGTAGCTGGAGACACAGTCACTCTGAAGACACAGAGCACCTTCAAGAACACCGAGATCTCCTTCAAACTAGGAGCGGAGTTCGACGAGACCACCGCCGACGACAGGAAGGTCAAG tctctaataACGATAGACGGTGGTAAGATGGTTCACGTGCAGAAGTGGGACGGCAAGGAGACCACTCTGGTCCGTGAAGTCAGCGGCAACGCCCTCGAACTG ACTCTGACTCTGGGTGACGTCGTCTCCACACGCTCCTACGTCAAGGCCGAGTGA